The proteins below come from a single Rhizobium tropici CIAT 899 genomic window:
- a CDS encoding MBL fold metallo-hydrolase, whose product MTAVLPPDTHQFKLGSCTITVVKDGASIMDNPWETFGSNQAPDTVRKLLEQNFLPTEKLVNSYAPAIIDTGSDVIVVDTGFGAAGRARGLGRFREGLKAAGYTPEQVTVVALTHLHGDHINGLMEEDGPAFPNARYVAGEIEYGFWTDRAREGTPAEGGHKAVLANVVPFAEKMTFLGDGDQIVSGMTAMLAPGHTPGHLVFHLESGGRQLVMTGDTANHYVLSLGRPDWEVRFDLDKPQAAKTRRRIFDMIAADRIPFLGFHMPFPAVGFVEKQPEGFRYVPKSYQFDV is encoded by the coding sequence ATGACGGCCGTCCTGCCCCCGGATACGCATCAGTTCAAATTGGGATCCTGCACCATCACCGTCGTCAAGGACGGCGCCAGCATCATGGATAATCCCTGGGAGACCTTTGGCTCGAACCAGGCCCCCGATACCGTTCGCAAGCTGCTGGAGCAGAATTTCCTGCCGACGGAAAAGCTCGTGAACAGCTATGCGCCCGCCATCATTGATACCGGTTCCGACGTGATCGTCGTCGATACCGGCTTTGGTGCAGCCGGACGCGCGCGTGGCCTGGGCCGTTTTCGCGAGGGGCTGAAGGCCGCCGGCTACACGCCGGAGCAGGTCACCGTTGTCGCACTCACGCATCTGCACGGCGATCATATCAACGGATTGATGGAAGAGGATGGTCCGGCCTTTCCGAACGCTCGCTATGTCGCCGGTGAGATCGAATACGGGTTCTGGACCGACAGGGCGCGTGAGGGAACACCGGCGGAAGGCGGCCATAAGGCCGTCCTCGCCAATGTCGTGCCCTTCGCCGAAAAGATGACCTTCCTTGGGGATGGCGACCAGATCGTCAGCGGCATGACCGCCATGCTGGCGCCCGGCCACACCCCTGGCCATCTCGTTTTCCACCTGGAATCCGGCGGCAGGCAGCTCGTCATGACCGGCGACACCGCCAACCATTACGTCCTGTCGCTCGGCCGTCCGGACTGGGAAGTGCGTTTCGATCTGGACAAGCCGCAGGCGGCCAAGACCCGCCGCCGCATCTTCGACATGATCGCCGCCGACCGCATCCCTTTCCTCGGTTTTCACATGCCTTTCCCTGCTGTTGGCTTCGTCGAAAAGCAGCCGGAAGGTTTTCGCTATGTGCCGAAGAGCTACCAGTTCGATGTATGA